One stretch of Vicinamibacterales bacterium DNA includes these proteins:
- a CDS encoding VanZ family protein codes for MTVQAARIYVWAATTCVAFAVWGSLFPFDYRPVSFAEAIDWFLVLGGPRQAELSLSDAFSNFLLFVPVGLFVAASLERRWTPRHSAALVIAGGTLLSIAVEFAQAFVLWRTPSTIDVVAEAAGTIAGLAAWRMAAADLDAAARSATEAWHRASAGERLLLVYCGLFAFAWLLPLDFTLRPNEIADKYLHKRLLLPFVPSPDAATVTELQLLTAAAVPLGWAGAICGCSPDSLRSPARACHIAMFALITLALAQVAVFSRTTDFTTLLAALPGVVMGVAGACLAHRPTEHIGAPTPRPEGP; via the coding sequence ATGACGGTCCAGGCCGCTCGCATCTACGTGTGGGCCGCGACGACCTGCGTCGCCTTCGCGGTCTGGGGCAGCCTGTTCCCGTTCGACTATCGCCCGGTCTCGTTCGCGGAGGCGATCGACTGGTTCCTGGTGTTGGGCGGTCCCCGGCAGGCCGAGCTCTCGCTGTCCGACGCCTTCTCGAACTTCCTCCTCTTCGTTCCCGTCGGCCTGTTCGTGGCCGCCAGCCTCGAGCGGCGCTGGACGCCCCGGCACTCGGCCGCGCTGGTGATCGCGGGCGGCACGCTGCTGAGCATCGCCGTCGAATTCGCCCAGGCCTTCGTCCTCTGGCGCACGCCTTCAACGATCGATGTCGTGGCCGAGGCCGCCGGGACGATCGCCGGGCTCGCGGCCTGGCGCATGGCGGCCGCCGACCTGGATGCCGCGGCCCGGTCGGCCACCGAGGCCTGGCACCGCGCCTCCGCAGGCGAGCGGCTCCTGCTTGTCTACTGCGGCCTGTTTGCGTTCGCCTGGCTCCTGCCCTTGGACTTCACCCTTCGCCCCAACGAGATCGCCGACAAGTACCTGCACAAACGCCTGCTGCTCCCGTTCGTGCCCTCGCCGGATGCCGCCACCGTGACCGAGTTGCAACTGCTGACGGCAGCGGCCGTGCCGCTTGGGTGGGCGGGCGCGATCTGCGGATGTTCGCCGGACTCGCTCCGCTCCCCCGCACGCGCGTGCCACATCGCGATGTTCGCGCTCATCACGCTGGCGCTCGCACAGGTAGCCGTCTTCTCCCGGACCACCGACTTCACCACGCTGCTCGCGGCCCTGCCCGGCGTCGTGATGGGCGTGGCCGGCGCGTGCCTGGCGCACCGGCCGACGGAACACATCGGGGCCCCGACGCCTCGACCGGAAGGGCCATGA
- a CDS encoding FemAB family XrtA/PEP-CTERM system-associated protein — translation MPVTVAESEPLAHVSAPQPPAAADVAVTTNTLPAQWDAFVRGDNGASRYHLWGWRRIFEDTFGHETVYLAAEQFGEIAGVLPLVIMRSRIFGRFAVSLPFVDAGGVCARDEHVARLLVGRAAEIAAGYHLTHVELRHVSRQRPELPARQHKVGMSLPLVADSTVAWAALDRKVRNQVRKAEKSGLTERRGGAELLDAFYEVFARNMRDLGTPVYPPSFFRNVVATFADSATVFLIEHGRTVVAAGIALVHGDTLAVPWASSLRDYRAQCPNNLLYWRIIEHAIASGMSTLDFGRSTPGEGTFQFKEQWGARPSPLHWEYVMAGDAPLPDLTTRNPRFQAAIAAWKRLPVPVTRWLGPQLVRSIP, via the coding sequence ATGCCTGTCACGGTTGCCGAATCCGAGCCCCTCGCGCATGTCAGCGCACCGCAGCCGCCGGCCGCGGCCGATGTCGCCGTCACCACCAACACGCTGCCCGCGCAATGGGACGCCTTCGTGCGCGGCGATAACGGCGCGAGCCGCTATCACCTCTGGGGCTGGCGGAGGATTTTCGAAGACACCTTCGGCCACGAGACGGTGTACCTGGCGGCGGAGCAATTCGGCGAGATCGCCGGCGTGCTGCCGCTGGTGATCATGCGGAGCCGGATCTTCGGGCGGTTTGCGGTGTCGCTGCCGTTCGTGGACGCCGGCGGCGTCTGCGCGCGAGACGAACACGTGGCCCGGCTCCTGGTGGGACGCGCCGCGGAGATCGCCGCCGGCTATCACCTGACGCATGTCGAACTCCGCCATGTGTCGCGGCAACGGCCGGAACTGCCCGCGCGCCAGCACAAGGTCGGGATGTCACTGCCGCTCGTGGCCGACTCCACGGTGGCGTGGGCGGCCCTCGATCGCAAGGTGCGCAACCAGGTGCGCAAGGCGGAAAAGAGCGGCCTGACCGAGCGCCGCGGTGGAGCCGAGCTTCTCGACGCCTTCTACGAGGTTTTTGCCCGCAACATGCGCGACCTCGGCACGCCGGTGTATCCCCCGTCTTTCTTCCGGAACGTGGTGGCCACGTTTGCCGACTCGGCGACCGTGTTCCTGATCGAGCACGGACGCACGGTGGTGGCGGCGGGCATTGCCCTCGTCCACGGCGACACGCTGGCGGTGCCGTGGGCCTCGTCGCTGCGCGACTACCGCGCCCAGTGTCCGAACAACCTTCTCTACTGGCGCATCATCGAGCACGCGATCGCCTCGGGCATGTCCACGCTCGACTTTGGCCGCTCGACTCCGGGCGAAGGCACGTTCCAGTTCAAGGAGCAATGGGGCGCGCGGCCGTCTCCCCTCCACTGGGAGTACGTGATGGCCGGCGACGCACCTCTGCCCGACCTCACCACCAGGAATCCGCGCTTCCAGGCGGCCATTGCGGCCTGGAAGCGACTGCCCGTGCCCGTGACCCGCTGGCTGGGTCCGCAACTGGTCCGCTCGATCCCATGA
- a CDS encoding XrtA system polysaccharide deacetylase produces MSAATPVVNAMTVDVEDYFHVSVFDGVVPRHAWDGLESRVCANTERLLRIFNTAGVRATFFVLGWVAERFPALVREIAAEHHEVASHGHGHRLIYDLTPAAFRDDIRRSKDLLESATCLPVFGYRAPSYSVTPRSLWALDVLIEEGFRYDASIFPIYHDRYGIPTSPRHPYLLQRAYTLLEAPASTVRWGPFNLPVAGGGYFRILPYAWTRWGIRRLNQVERAPAIFYLHPWEIDPAQPRLPTSALGQFRHYRNLSKTEARLRALLDDFEFSTMIAVLGHAGHTFDDAAAAPLPYVW; encoded by the coding sequence TCAGCGTGTTCGACGGCGTGGTCCCGCGGCATGCGTGGGATGGCCTCGAGAGCCGCGTCTGCGCCAACACCGAGCGCCTGCTGCGCATCTTCAACACCGCCGGCGTCCGCGCCACGTTCTTCGTCCTGGGCTGGGTGGCCGAGCGGTTCCCCGCACTGGTCCGCGAGATTGCCGCCGAGCATCACGAGGTGGCCTCGCACGGCCACGGGCACCGGCTGATCTACGACCTCACGCCCGCGGCATTCCGCGACGACATCCGGCGGTCCAAGGACCTGCTCGAGTCGGCGACCTGCCTGCCGGTGTTCGGCTACCGCGCGCCCAGCTACTCGGTCACGCCGCGCTCGCTCTGGGCGCTCGACGTCCTGATCGAAGAAGGCTTCCGCTACGACGCGAGCATCTTCCCGATCTATCACGATCGCTACGGGATTCCGACCTCGCCCCGGCATCCCTACCTCCTCCAACGCGCCTACACGCTCCTCGAGGCGCCGGCGTCCACGGTCCGGTGGGGTCCGTTCAACCTGCCGGTGGCCGGCGGAGGGTACTTCCGGATCCTGCCGTACGCCTGGACCCGCTGGGGCATCCGGCGGCTCAACCAGGTCGAGCGCGCGCCGGCGATCTTCTACTTGCACCCCTGGGAAATCGACCCGGCGCAGCCGCGCCTGCCGACGTCGGCGCTCGGGCAATTTCGCCACTATCGCAACCTCTCCAAGACGGAGGCGCGCTTGCGCGCGCTGCTTGACGACTTCGAGTTCTCCACCATGATCGCCGTCCTCGGGCACGCCGGTCATACCTTCGACGACGCCGCCGCGGCGCCGTTGCCTTACGTCTGGTGA